A window of the Hevea brasiliensis isolate MT/VB/25A 57/8 chromosome 6, ASM3005281v1, whole genome shotgun sequence genome harbors these coding sequences:
- the LOC110660584 gene encoding serine/threonine-protein kinase Nek5, whose product MVFIARIQQPCIVEFKEAWVEKKLCMWFTQLLLAVEYLHANFVLHRDLKCSNIFLTRDQDVRLDDLASLDMAGLISKINRSSIGPLPSCYSPPLYVFMHCYKIYCSYVFDNIQYHGLYHLS is encoded by the exons ATGGTCTTTATTGCGCGAATTCAACAGCCTTGCATTGTAGAATTCAAAGAAGCATGGGTTGAGAAG AAACTTTGCATGTGGTTCACACAACTACTGCTAGCTGTTGAATATCTGCATGCCAATTTCGTTCTGCATCGTGACCTGAAA TGTTCCAACATCTTTCTTACCAGAGATCAGGATGTTCGCCTTG ATGACTTGGCCTCCTTG gACATGGCAGGACTGATAAGCAAGATAAATCGTTCCTCAATTGGCCCTCTTCCTTCTTGCTACTCTCCACCCTTGTATGTATTTATGCACTGTTACAAAATTTACTGTTCTTATGTATTTGATAATATACAGTATCATGGATTATATCACCTTTCTTAA